The Brassica oleracea var. oleracea cultivar TO1000 chromosome C6, BOL, whole genome shotgun sequence genome includes a region encoding these proteins:
- the LOC106300633 gene encoding E3 ubiquitin-protein ligase RING1-like isoform X2, with amino-acid sequence MCSQTVNAVMMEDEIKCPFCRSGFVEEMDEDQHSSDRRATTTTSSIWAPILMEMMNNSATRNQTAESVENETGNGRDLDSQLQEILRRRGRRSSVSVVQLLHGVRAFQPESSNRDADDDDNNHPSNGERGRLIVIGPHHQIIAVPRSLVTDSMPDGSSLSDYFIGPGFEALLQRLAENDPNRYGTPPARKEDVESLATVKIQEPSLQCSVCLDDFEVGAEAKQMPCKHNFHADCLLPWLELHSSCPVCRYQLPADDTKTTDSATHDNNGVNESSSATSSSSQGTENSDANRHEGEEENDDGNRNAFSIPWPFSSLFSSSSQGRNSSD; translated from the coding sequence ATGTGTTCCCAAACTGTGAATGCGGTGATGATGGAAGACGAGATCAAATGCCCCTTTTGTCGAAGCGGCTTTGTTGAAGAGATGGATGAGGATCAACACTCTTCAGATCGGAGAGCAACAACAACCACTTCTTCTATCTGGGCTCCCATCTTGATGGAAATGATGAACAACTCTGCCACAAGGAACCAGACTGCTGAGTCTGTTGAGAATGAAACCGGAAACGGTAGAGACTTGGATTCGCAGCTTCAAGAGATTCTTAGGAGAAGGGGAAGACGTTCTTCTGTTTCCGTTGTGCAGTTGCTTCATGGTGTTCGAGCATTCCAACCTGAGAGTAGTAACAGAGATGCTGATGATGATGATAACAACCATCCCTCAAATGGAGAGAGAGGACGCTTGATCGTCATCGGTCCGCATCATCAAATTATCGCCGTCCCACGCTCTCTTGTCACGGATTCTATGCCTGATGGTTCTTCTCTAAGCGACTATTTCATCGGTCCTGGATTCGAAGCGCTGCTCCAGCGTCTAGCAGAGAATGATCCCAACAGATATGGAACACCTCCAGCTCGTAAAGAAGATGTCGAGTCTTTGGCTACTGTCAAAATCCAGGAGCCTAGTCTGCAGTGTTCTGTGTGTTTGGATGATTTTGAGGTTGGGGCCGAAGCTAAACAGATGCCCTGCAAGCACAACTTCCATGCTGACTGCTTGCTCCCGTGGCTTGAGCTCCACAGTTCATGCCCTGTTTGTCGGTATCAGTTACCTGCAGATGATACCAAGACTACTGATTCAGCAACACATGACAACAATGGAGTTAATGAGTCTTCTTCTGCTACAAGCAGCAGCAGCCAGGGAACTGAGAACAGCGATGCAAACCGTCACGAAGGAGAAGAAGAGAACGATGATGGTAATAGGAACGCATTCTCGATCCCATGGCCGTTTAGCAGCTTGTTCTCGTCGTCGTCTCAAGGCAGAAATTCATCGGATTGA
- the LOC106300633 gene encoding E3 ubiquitin-protein ligase RING1-like isoform X1, which yields MEEATNATSYWCHMCSQTVNAVMMEDEIKCPFCRSGFVEEMDEDQHSSDRRATTTTSSIWAPILMEMMNNSATRNQTAESVENETGNGRDLDSQLQEILRRRGRRSSVSVVQLLHGVRAFQPESSNRDADDDDNNHPSNGERGRLIVIGPHHQIIAVPRSLVTDSMPDGSSLSDYFIGPGFEALLQRLAENDPNRYGTPPARKEDVESLATVKIQEPSLQCSVCLDDFEVGAEAKQMPCKHNFHADCLLPWLELHSSCPVCRYQLPADDTKTTDSATHDNNGVNESSSATSSSSQGTENSDANRHEGEEENDDGNRNAFSIPWPFSSLFSSSSQGRNSSD from the coding sequence ATGGAAGAAGCTACTAATGCAACGAGTTATTGGTGCCACATGTGTTCCCAAACTGTGAATGCGGTGATGATGGAAGACGAGATCAAATGCCCCTTTTGTCGAAGCGGCTTTGTTGAAGAGATGGATGAGGATCAACACTCTTCAGATCGGAGAGCAACAACAACCACTTCTTCTATCTGGGCTCCCATCTTGATGGAAATGATGAACAACTCTGCCACAAGGAACCAGACTGCTGAGTCTGTTGAGAATGAAACCGGAAACGGTAGAGACTTGGATTCGCAGCTTCAAGAGATTCTTAGGAGAAGGGGAAGACGTTCTTCTGTTTCCGTTGTGCAGTTGCTTCATGGTGTTCGAGCATTCCAACCTGAGAGTAGTAACAGAGATGCTGATGATGATGATAACAACCATCCCTCAAATGGAGAGAGAGGACGCTTGATCGTCATCGGTCCGCATCATCAAATTATCGCCGTCCCACGCTCTCTTGTCACGGATTCTATGCCTGATGGTTCTTCTCTAAGCGACTATTTCATCGGTCCTGGATTCGAAGCGCTGCTCCAGCGTCTAGCAGAGAATGATCCCAACAGATATGGAACACCTCCAGCTCGTAAAGAAGATGTCGAGTCTTTGGCTACTGTCAAAATCCAGGAGCCTAGTCTGCAGTGTTCTGTGTGTTTGGATGATTTTGAGGTTGGGGCCGAAGCTAAACAGATGCCCTGCAAGCACAACTTCCATGCTGACTGCTTGCTCCCGTGGCTTGAGCTCCACAGTTCATGCCCTGTTTGTCGGTATCAGTTACCTGCAGATGATACCAAGACTACTGATTCAGCAACACATGACAACAATGGAGTTAATGAGTCTTCTTCTGCTACAAGCAGCAGCAGCCAGGGAACTGAGAACAGCGATGCAAACCGTCACGAAGGAGAAGAAGAGAACGATGATGGTAATAGGAACGCATTCTCGATCCCATGGCCGTTTAGCAGCTTGTTCTCGTCGTCGTCTCAAGGCAGAAATTCATCGGATTGA
- the LOC106300634 gene encoding uncharacterized protein LOC106300634 isoform X2 has product MMLCGSLRDRIQPWLRDYVKLQSLAVILIYAQIGCALIGSLGALYNGVLLINLVIALFALVAIESNSQSLGRTYAVLLLCALLLDISWFILFTQEIWSISAETYGAFFIFSVKLTMAMEMIGFFVRLSSSLLWFQIYRLGASIVDTSLPRETDSDLRNSFLNPPTPAIDRQRSGAEEILGGSIYDPAYYASLFEEAQSNLSSPNATQVNHYSAENNGSPSAAEASQIKSSISRSLHAIDEEKGLKQPPGMSSL; this is encoded by the exons ATGATGCTTTGTGGTTCTTTGCGAGATCGAATACAGCCTTGGCTTCGCGACTATGTTAAACTCCAATCTCTCGCCGTCATCCTAATCTACGCTCAG ATTGGCTGCGCTCTGATTGGATCACTAGGGGCCTTATACAATGGAGTTTTGCTGATTAACTTGGTGATCGCGTTGTTTGCGCTTGTGGCAATCGAGAGCAATAGCCAAAGCCTCGGCCGCACCTACGCTGTTCTCCTCTTGTGCGCTCTTCTTCTCGATATCTCATGGTTCATCCTCTTCACCCAAGAGATTTG GAGCATTTCAGCTGAGACGTATGGGGCCTTCTTCATATTTTCAGTGAAGCTGACCATGGCCATGGAGATGATTGGCTTCTTTGTGAGGCTCTCTTCCTCTCTCTTGTGGTTTCAGATTTATAGGCTTGGTGCTTCTATTGTCGACACTTCACTCCCCCGTGAAACGGATTCTGATTTGCGGAACAGCTTCTTGAACCCGCCAACTCCTGCTATAGACAGGCAGCGTTCAGGTGCCGAAGAAATCTTGGGAGGTTCTATCTACGACCCTGCCTACTACGCCTCTCTTTTTGAAGAGGCCCAATCCAATTTGAGTTCACCCAACGCAACACAG GTGAATCATTATTCAGCTGAGAACAATGGATCACCATCTGCAGCAGAAGCCTCTCAGATTAAGTCTTCCATATCCAGATCATTGCATGCAATTGAT GAAGAGAAAGGTTTGAAGCAACCGCCGGGGATGTCTTCATTATGA
- the LOC106300634 gene encoding uncharacterized protein LOC106300634 isoform X1 → MMLCGSLRDRIQPWLRDYVKLQSLAVILIYAQIGCALIGSLGALYNGVLLINLVIALFALVAIESNSQSLGRTYAVLLLCALLLDISWFILFTQEICRSISAETYGAFFIFSVKLTMAMEMIGFFVRLSSSLLWFQIYRLGASIVDTSLPRETDSDLRNSFLNPPTPAIDRQRSGAEEILGGSIYDPAYYASLFEEAQSNLSSPNATQVNHYSAENNGSPSAAEASQIKSSISRSLHAIDEEKGLKQPPGMSSL, encoded by the exons ATGATGCTTTGTGGTTCTTTGCGAGATCGAATACAGCCTTGGCTTCGCGACTATGTTAAACTCCAATCTCTCGCCGTCATCCTAATCTACGCTCAG ATTGGCTGCGCTCTGATTGGATCACTAGGGGCCTTATACAATGGAGTTTTGCTGATTAACTTGGTGATCGCGTTGTTTGCGCTTGTGGCAATCGAGAGCAATAGCCAAAGCCTCGGCCGCACCTACGCTGTTCTCCTCTTGTGCGCTCTTCTTCTCGATATCTCATGGTTCATCCTCTTCACCCAAGAGATTTG CAGGAGCATTTCAGCTGAGACGTATGGGGCCTTCTTCATATTTTCAGTGAAGCTGACCATGGCCATGGAGATGATTGGCTTCTTTGTGAGGCTCTCTTCCTCTCTCTTGTGGTTTCAGATTTATAGGCTTGGTGCTTCTATTGTCGACACTTCACTCCCCCGTGAAACGGATTCTGATTTGCGGAACAGCTTCTTGAACCCGCCAACTCCTGCTATAGACAGGCAGCGTTCAGGTGCCGAAGAAATCTTGGGAGGTTCTATCTACGACCCTGCCTACTACGCCTCTCTTTTTGAAGAGGCCCAATCCAATTTGAGTTCACCCAACGCAACACAG GTGAATCATTATTCAGCTGAGAACAATGGATCACCATCTGCAGCAGAAGCCTCTCAGATTAAGTCTTCCATATCCAGATCATTGCATGCAATTGAT GAAGAGAAAGGTTTGAAGCAACCGCCGGGGATGTCTTCATTATGA